One window of Mediterraneibacter gnavus ATCC 29149 genomic DNA carries:
- a CDS encoding glycosyltransferase family 2 protein has product MKVTIIIPNYNGKHFMEPCLASLNEQTCRDFKILIVDNASTDGSLEYMEQTYPDIEVLALDSNYGFSRAVNEGIRHADTPYVILLNNDTTVDSRYVEEMIRAIEVSDRIFSVSSKMIQMYHPDLIDSAGDLYTLMGWGVCRGAGRPVSNYTEDDTVFTACAGAAIYRRSVFDKIGFFDESHFAYLEDIDVGYRAMIYGYKNRFCASALVYHVGSGTSGSKYNTFKVKLSARNSVWLNYKNMPLLQLILNFIPLLLGYLVKYLFFCKIGFGTDYKNGIKEGIHGLSKCRKVPFRMEHLGSYIRIEFALIRHTFGYAADWLKRKLLHK; this is encoded by the coding sequence ATGAAAGTTACTATCATTATTCCCAATTATAACGGAAAACATTTTATGGAGCCCTGTCTGGCTTCTTTAAATGAACAGACTTGCCGGGATTTCAAGATCCTGATCGTGGACAATGCCTCCACGGACGGAAGTCTGGAATATATGGAACAGACTTACCCTGATATCGAAGTGCTGGCCCTGGATTCTAACTATGGATTCAGCCGTGCGGTCAATGAAGGGATACGTCACGCAGATACCCCGTACGTCATTCTTTTAAACAATGATACAACCGTGGATTCTCGCTATGTCGAAGAGATGATCCGGGCGATCGAGGTCTCTGACCGGATTTTTTCTGTGAGCAGCAAGATGATCCAGATGTATCACCCCGATCTGATCGACAGCGCAGGAGATCTCTATACCTTGATGGGCTGGGGGGTATGCCGGGGAGCCGGACGACCGGTTTCGAATTACACCGAAGATGATACGGTATTTACGGCCTGTGCCGGAGCTGCTATCTACAGACGAAGCGTGTTTGATAAAATCGGCTTCTTTGACGAAAGCCATTTTGCCTATCTGGAAGATATCGATGTTGGTTACCGTGCCATGATCTACGGCTATAAAAACCGGTTCTGCGCTTCCGCTCTTGTGTACCACGTCGGAAGCGGAACGAGCGGTTCCAAATATAACACTTTTAAAGTGAAACTATCCGCCCGCAACAGTGTCTGGCTGAATTACAAAAATATGCCGCTTTTGCAGCTGATCCTGAATTTCATCCCATTACTTTTGGGATATCTGGTGAAATATTTATTTTTCTGCAAAATCGGATTTGGAACAGATTACAAAAACGGAATCAAAGAAGGAATCCATGGTCTGTCCAAATGCCGCAAGGTTCCGTTTCGGATGGAGCATCTAGGCAGCTATATCCGGATCGAATTTGCCCTGATACGCCACACATTCGGTTATGCGGCCGACTGGCTGAAAAGAAAATTATTGCATAAATAG
- a CDS encoding glycosyltransferase family 4 protein has protein sequence MKRDGISIENEACRSYVNMEQTGNMWELQEQDPQLHVYFTESVMGVRLSFFLCIEGIEALNAVLYYKGKGEVFSEKQAYHFPLYLNRHIEKEIYFPYPAEAVRLDLSDQNVVVKIEKLEIASASSENALNALKENMGQLGRKEKIAVLTHDMSNTGAPLLAYHIAEKLKENGRDVVVLAANHGDGFLEEKYAEKEIPIFYLHDNARNQISVGWCGTKGESKNWEAEEYLEHLMQLLREEGFCRVITNTVVSGKYVPLLKQYGFFIVSLIHEMKTTIELYGFLSPGESIAYYSDYIVFPDYSVQKGFETLFPVIRGKCSIRPQGVYMQVDEEGDSRFSFEEYGFSLDQKIVMCSGTCELRKGTDLFVSAAQILSRKEKTEEVHFVWTGKFSDPILEGWIYNQIRQSNLEGKVHFIPFIKDKQKYHELLRHADVFWLTSREDPFPSVVLEAMKYEIPVVAFKNSGGVNTMLDEGRGNLISEFDVEEMAKVTKQLLSERREEVLTGAKAWIEDKLKFDDYIRYLEQLFQNKVQIVPEIDLYEIITPKLHEYFQGEVSSQIEKERIHQIQIMKDSKKFKFSDDKIVFFDIADRTNYFEDKMVMKESGEICRDLFLDRPLICVPPYYCKKSAGELTGSRKILCGANVLSKQMEKSGQLLLLEQLMEYQGIYLMGAGVCDFTEGDQISDYTQNVLHFLLSSKGVHAVRDEKTRYFLEQIGIHNVIRTGCPSLWSLTAQRCKKIPKEKGKEVLVVLEEKKDCREEDSRMLNMLREEYETVYIWIKDRKNLDYLQKLGDLNKYKLLPGSISTLKKIFCETAELDYIGTNIQIGIQSLTMLKRSLILSDTDYAQALREEMHLPVLGRSMQKEVEAWITAPYETRVLLPEENIKYWKSQFVRKFARWYKKR, from the coding sequence ATGAAAAGAGATGGAATAAGTATAGAAAACGAAGCATGCAGATCCTATGTAAACATGGAGCAGACCGGCAATATGTGGGAGTTACAGGAACAGGATCCACAGCTTCATGTTTATTTTACGGAATCAGTGATGGGCGTTCGTTTATCCTTTTTTCTTTGTATTGAAGGAATAGAAGCTTTGAATGCTGTGCTGTATTATAAAGGAAAAGGCGAGGTATTTAGTGAAAAACAAGCATACCACTTTCCACTATATTTGAATAGGCATATAGAGAAAGAAATCTATTTTCCTTATCCGGCAGAGGCAGTTCGATTGGACTTATCAGATCAAAATGTTGTTGTGAAAATAGAAAAATTGGAAATTGCTTCAGCATCTTCTGAAAATGCTCTGAATGCATTAAAAGAAAATATGGGACAACTTGGCAGAAAAGAAAAGATAGCAGTATTGACTCATGATATGAGTAATACAGGAGCACCGCTTTTGGCATATCATATTGCGGAAAAGCTGAAAGAAAATGGTCGAGATGTTGTGGTATTGGCTGCGAATCATGGGGATGGATTTTTAGAAGAAAAGTATGCAGAAAAAGAGATTCCTATATTCTATTTGCATGATAATGCGAGAAATCAGATATCAGTCGGCTGGTGTGGTACAAAAGGAGAGTCAAAAAACTGGGAGGCCGAAGAATATCTGGAGCATTTAATGCAGCTTTTGAGAGAAGAGGGATTTTGTCGAGTGATTACGAATACTGTTGTGTCAGGGAAGTATGTTCCTCTTTTAAAACAGTATGGATTTTTTATTGTTTCTTTGATACATGAGATGAAGACAACGATAGAGTTGTATGGATTTCTATCTCCAGGTGAGTCGATTGCATATTACTCTGACTACATTGTATTTCCCGATTATAGTGTACAGAAGGGATTTGAGACTCTTTTTCCAGTGATCAGGGGGAAATGTTCGATTCGGCCTCAGGGTGTGTATATGCAGGTTGACGAAGAGGGGGATTCAAGGTTCTCATTTGAAGAATATGGTTTTTCATTGGATCAAAAAATTGTCATGTGCTCAGGAACGTGTGAATTGAGGAAGGGAACAGATTTATTTGTATCAGCAGCACAGATTCTTTCTCGAAAAGAAAAAACAGAGGAAGTCCACTTTGTATGGACAGGAAAATTTTCGGATCCGATTTTGGAAGGATGGATTTATAATCAGATTCGTCAATCGAACCTAGAAGGAAAAGTTCATTTTATTCCGTTTATTAAAGATAAACAAAAATATCATGAATTGTTGAGACATGCAGATGTATTCTGGCTTACATCAAGAGAGGATCCATTTCCATCGGTGGTATTGGAGGCAATGAAGTATGAAATTCCGGTAGTAGCATTTAAGAATTCTGGTGGGGTCAATACAATGCTGGACGAAGGCAGAGGAAATTTGATTTCTGAGTTTGATGTTGAGGAAATGGCGAAAGTGACAAAACAGCTTTTGAGCGAGAGACGGGAAGAAGTGTTGACGGGTGCAAAAGCATGGATAGAAGATAAACTGAAGTTTGATGACTATATAAGATATCTGGAACAGCTTTTCCAAAATAAAGTGCAGATAGTCCCAGAGATCGATTTATATGAAATAATAACTCCAAAGCTACATGAATATTTTCAAGGAGAAGTATCCAGTCAAATCGAAAAAGAACGGATTCATCAAATTCAAATAATGAAAGATTCAAAAAAATTCAAATTTTCTGATGATAAAATAGTATTTTTTGATATAGCAGACAGGACAAATTATTTTGAAGATAAAATGGTGATGAAAGAAAGTGGAGAGATATGTAGAGATTTATTTTTGGACAGACCGCTTATTTGTGTGCCACCATATTATTGTAAAAAAAGTGCAGGAGAACTAACTGGGAGCAGAAAAATTTTATGTGGTGCAAATGTGCTTTCAAAACAGATGGAAAAATCAGGACAGCTTTTGCTTTTAGAACAATTGATGGAATATCAGGGAATTTATCTTATGGGAGCAGGTGTGTGTGATTTTACAGAAGGTGATCAGATTAGTGATTATACACAGAATGTACTTCACTTTCTGTTATCTTCCAAAGGAGTTCATGCAGTTCGTGATGAGAAGACAAGATATTTTCTGGAGCAGATAGGAATTCATAATGTGATACGGACGGGATGTCCGTCTTTATGGAGTCTGACAGCACAGAGATGCAAAAAAATCCCTAAAGAAAAAGGAAAAGAAGTGTTAGTAGTCTTGGAAGAGAAAAAAGATTGCAGGGAAGAAGACAGCAGAATGTTGAATATGTTAAGGGAAGAGTACGAAACAGTGTATATCTGGATCAAAGATAGGAAAAATCTGGATTATCTCCAAAAATTAGGGGATTTAAATAAATATAAATTACTTCCGGGCTCAATATCAACATTGAAAAAAATATTTTGTGAGACGGCAGAACTTGACTATATAGGAACAAACATACAGATTGGGATTCAAAGTCTTACCATGCTAAAGAGAAGTCTGATCCTTTCAGATACAGACTATGCACAGGCGTTGCGTGAAGAAATGCATTTGCCTGTATTAGGACGTAGTATGCAAAAAGAGGTAGAAGCATGGATTACAGCCCCATATGAAACCCGTGTTCTTCTCCCGGAAGAAAATATTAAGTATTGGAAATCACAATTTGTAAGAAAATTTGCCAGATGGTATAAGAAAAGATAA
- a CDS encoding LCP family protein, giving the protein MFRRRERISLQQRKRLNKKRQRRGILFLVLEFLILAVLVLAAFMMYKLDHLNHNTLDESSLELHETPKGYTNVALFGLDSRDGELSGGVRSDSIMIVSINNKTGDVKIISVYRDTLLKQQDGSYEKANAAYSFGGPQEAVAMLNRNLDLDITKYASVNFNSLADIIDILGGVEVELTSEEIFWLNGYTAETSQVVGRQTHTLDENSPGVHNLDGIQAVSYTRIRYTAGDDFKRAERQRIILQKMIQKLKTAGPVKWNKILDQVLPEISTNMTTPDIMKLGLNIFRYKIGETKGFPFDITTSENVIGLEGSYAVAIGHADNVRQLHEQLFGETGYQPSDEVQQISQDVAYLTGVYPENYAQ; this is encoded by the coding sequence ATGTTTCGCAGAAGAGAGCGAATATCGCTGCAGCAGAGAAAACGATTGAATAAAAAAAGACAAAGGCGGGGAATCCTGTTTTTGGTCCTGGAATTTCTGATACTTGCGGTTCTTGTTTTGGCGGCATTTATGATGTACAAGCTGGATCATCTCAACCATAATACACTGGATGAGAGCAGCCTGGAACTACATGAGACACCGAAGGGATACACGAATGTGGCATTGTTCGGGTTGGATTCCAGAGACGGAGAGCTAAGTGGCGGCGTGAGAAGTGACAGTATTATGATTGTCAGCATCAACAATAAGACCGGAGATGTAAAGATCATTTCCGTATATCGGGATACGCTGCTAAAGCAGCAGGATGGTTCTTATGAGAAAGCAAATGCGGCGTATTCCTTTGGAGGTCCGCAGGAGGCAGTGGCAATGCTCAACCGGAACCTGGATCTGGATATTACAAAATATGCTTCTGTAAATTTCAATTCGCTTGCAGATATCATAGATATCCTGGGTGGGGTGGAAGTAGAGCTGACCAGTGAGGAAATATTCTGGCTGAATGGATATACGGCAGAAACCTCACAGGTGGTAGGACGGCAGACACATACCCTGGATGAGAATTCTCCGGGAGTTCACAATCTGGATGGAATACAGGCAGTTTCCTATACCAGGATCCGTTATACAGCCGGAGATGACTTTAAGCGTGCAGAGCGCCAGAGAATCATATTGCAGAAGATGATTCAGAAGCTGAAGACAGCAGGACCGGTAAAATGGAATAAGATTCTGGATCAGGTACTGCCGGAAATATCAACGAATATGACGACACCGGATATCATGAAACTGGGACTGAATATATTCCGATACAAAATTGGAGAGACAAAAGGCTTTCCGTTTGATATTACGACCAGTGAAAATGTCATTGGACTGGAAGGCTCTTATGCGGTTGCGATCGGACATGCGGACAATGTAAGACAGCTCCATGAGCAGCTTTTTGGAGAGACTGGATACCAGCCTTCGGACGAAGTACAGCAGATCAGTCAGGATGTGGCTTATCTGACGGGGGTTTATCCGGAAAATTATGCACAGTAG
- a CDS encoding undecaprenyl-phosphate glucose phosphotransferase, which produces MIKENQKLLNRIQVVLDAGVIIVAYVLSWYIRFRSGLFDLDPWYLSLREYMKVLFFLVPSYLILYYAFQLYTPKRVQGRRLEAWHVVQANVIGLMGVTMVFFLAKLSDRYSRWVVFIFCFVNITMEVFARNMVRMVLRKARKNGYNQKHMILVGYSRAAEQYIDRILANPEWGYAVRGILDDHQPRGMEYKGIKVIGSIDNLLVILPQNQIDEIAITLGLDEYHKLEYIVNMCEKSGVHTKFIPDYNNIIPTKPYTEDIQGLPVINIRHVPLNNALNKFVKRAVDIFGAIVAIILFSPVMLVVSVLIKLTAPGPLIFKQERIGLQNKPFYMYKFRSMIVQKESEEKKGWTTKDDPRVTPVGKFIRKTSIDELPQLFNVLKGDMSLVGPRPERPLFVEKFKEEIPRYMIKHQVRPGLTGWAQVNGYRGDTSIRKRIECDLYYIENWTLGLDFKIILLTFLKGFINKNAY; this is translated from the coding sequence ATGATAAAAGAAAATCAGAAATTATTAAACCGCATTCAGGTTGTGCTGGATGCAGGAGTGATCATTGTAGCATATGTGCTGTCCTGGTATATCCGTTTTCGGAGCGGATTATTTGACCTGGATCCATGGTATCTGTCACTGAGAGAGTATATGAAGGTACTGTTCTTTCTGGTGCCGTCCTATTTGATCCTGTATTACGCATTTCAGCTCTACACGCCGAAGCGGGTACAGGGAAGAAGGCTGGAAGCCTGGCATGTAGTACAGGCGAATGTGATCGGCCTGATGGGTGTGACCATGGTATTTTTCCTTGCAAAGCTTTCAGACAGATATTCCAGATGGGTAGTATTTATTTTCTGCTTTGTCAATATTACCATGGAAGTATTCGCCAGAAATATGGTGAGGATGGTTTTGCGCAAGGCGAGAAAGAACGGATATAATCAGAAACATATGATTCTGGTTGGCTACAGCCGCGCGGCAGAGCAGTATATTGACCGGATTCTTGCAAACCCGGAGTGGGGATATGCCGTGCGGGGAATTCTGGATGACCACCAGCCGAGAGGAATGGAGTATAAAGGGATCAAGGTGATCGGGAGTATCGACAATCTGCTGGTCATTCTTCCGCAGAATCAGATCGATGAGATTGCGATCACACTGGGACTGGATGAGTATCACAAGCTGGAATATATTGTAAATATGTGTGAAAAATCAGGTGTGCATACAAAGTTTATTCCGGATTATAACAATATCATTCCGACAAAACCATATACAGAAGATATCCAGGGACTTCCAGTGATCAACATCCGTCATGTACCGCTTAATAATGCTTTGAATAAGTTTGTGAAGCGCGCAGTAGACATTTTTGGTGCGATCGTTGCGATCATTCTTTTTTCACCTGTGATGCTGGTTGTATCTGTGCTGATCAAGTTGACTGCACCGGGACCGCTGATTTTTAAACAGGAGCGGATCGGGCTGCAGAACAAGCCGTTCTACATGTATAAGTTCCGTTCCATGATCGTACAGAAAGAGAGCGAAGAGAAGAAGGGCTGGACGACAAAAGATGATCCGAGAGTGACTCCGGTAGGAAAATTTATCCGGAAGACCAGCATTGATGAGCTTCCACAGCTATTCAATGTGCTCAAAGGAGATATGAGCCTGGTTGGTCCGAGGCCGGAGAGACCACTGTTTGTAGAAAAGTTTAAGGAGGAAATCCCAAGATATATGATCAAGCATCAGGTGCGTCCGGGACTGACCGGATGGGCACAGGTGAATGGCTATCGTGGAGATACTTCGATCCGGAAGCGGATTGAGTGTGACCTGTATTATATTGAAAACTGGACGTTGGGACTGGATTTTAAGATTATCCTGCTGACGTTTCTGAAAGGCTTTATCAACAAAAACGCATACTAA
- a CDS encoding GerMN domain-containing protein → MKKKYVLGILTVVVLMFGITACGKTTESTPEQNATQEEQKEDQDNDTSDQDVNQDGQNEQDQTQQEQTENTQDANNLGAGTITVYAQNKDVSGFDKKEVSLEAITPETVLSQLAAAGVLPSDTTVLSFTKKEKDGEQVIDLDLSEKFGTYIKEMGSSAEYLVIGSICNTYLDVYHCAKIHITVNGEMLATGHAEYPGYMTRFS, encoded by the coding sequence ATGAAGAAAAAATATGTATTGGGAATTTTGACAGTGGTTGTGCTGATGTTTGGAATTACAGCCTGTGGAAAAACAACAGAATCAACTCCGGAACAAAATGCAACACAGGAAGAGCAGAAAGAGGATCAGGACAATGACACATCTGATCAGGATGTCAATCAGGACGGACAGAATGAACAAGACCAGACACAGCAGGAGCAGACAGAAAACACACAGGATGCAAATAATCTGGGAGCAGGAACAATTACTGTGTATGCCCAGAACAAGGATGTATCCGGCTTTGATAAAAAAGAGGTTTCACTTGAGGCAATCACACCGGAAACTGTCCTTTCTCAGTTGGCAGCAGCCGGAGTTCTTCCATCGGATACCACAGTTCTAAGTTTTACAAAGAAAGAAAAGGATGGAGAACAGGTCATTGATCTGGATCTCTCCGAAAAGTTTGGAACTTACATTAAAGAGATGGGATCTTCCGCAGAATATCTGGTGATTGGAAGCATCTGCAACACGTATTTGGATGTTTACCATTGTGCAAAAATTCACATTACAGTAAACGGAGAAATGCTTGCCACAGGACACGCGGAGTATCCGGGTTATATGACAAGATTTTCTTAA